A window from Cherax quadricarinatus isolate ZL_2023a chromosome 72, ASM3850222v1, whole genome shotgun sequence encodes these proteins:
- the LOC128701222 gene encoding zinc finger protein 271-like — protein MFKVFRSLCSKIRSRKHLGIYNGEKYYHCSGYLKSFLKKSDLTTNMRVQKGDEPFKCSVCQKAFKEKSYVAIHMRVHTGEKPYQCSVCLKVFSQKSHLTTHMSIHTKEKPHQCSECQKFFSTKSYLTKHFITHVGEKPYHCSICQKAFKRKSNLGKHLKVHTGEKSHQCSVCVKAFSNTTDLAIHMRVHTGEKPYQCLWCLKAFSKKSNLTIHMRAHTGEKPYQCGDCQKAFVVKSDLTNHIRSHTGEKPYQCSFCKKSFSLKSVLGKHLRIHTGEKPYQCSECLKAFSQKSALTTHMRVHTGEKPYQCSECHTAFAFKPYIIKHLKAHKQEKPFQCLFCQRSFSVETDLSEHLKDHSSEKLHQCSECLKTFSCKSSLRTHRKIHTGEKPYQCSVCLKTFSGKYILMNHRRIHTGEKPYQCSECQKDFSLKSNLSKHLKVHEKRKLSAFRMSNSLFQAN, from the coding sequence ATGTTTAAAGTGTTCAGAAGTCTTTGCAGTAAAATCAGATCTAGAAAACACTTAGGCATTTATAATGGAGAAAAATATTATCATTGCTCAGGGTATTTAAAGTCCTTTTTGAAGAAGTCAGATCTAACCACCAACATGAGAGTTCAAAAAGGAGATGAACCATTTAAATGTTCAGTGTGTCAAAAGGCTTTTAAAGAAAAATCATATGTAGCTATCCATATGagagttcatacaggagagaaaccttaccagtgttcagtgtgtttaaAAGTCTTTTCACAAAAATCACACCTAACCACTCACATGAGTATTCATACGAAAGAAAAACCACATCAGTGTTCGGAGTGTCAAAAATTTTTTTCAACAAAGTCATATCTAACAAAACATTTTATAACTCATGTAGGAGAGAAGCCATATCACTGTTCAATTTGCCAAAAAGCTTTTAAAAGAAAGTCAAATCTAGGAAAACACTTAAaagttcatacaggagagaagtctcatcagtgttcagtgtgtgtaAAGGCCTTCTCAAATACAACAGATCTTGCTATTcacatgagagttcatacaggagagaaaccatatcagtgtttatGGTGTCTAAAGGCCTTTTCAAAAAAATCAAATCTAACTATCCACATGCGAGCTCAtacgggagagaaaccatatcagtgtggCGATTGTCAAAAAGCTTTTGTAGTGAAGTCAGATCTAACAAACCACATTAGAagtcatacaggagagaaaccatatcagtgttcattTTGTAAAAAATCCTTTTCGTTAAAGTCAGTTTTAGGAAAACACCTgagaattcatacaggagaaaaaccttatcagtgttcagagtgcttAAAAGCCTTTTCACAAAAATCGGCTCTAACCACCcacatgagagttcatacaggagagaaaccatatcagtgttcagagtgtcataCAGCCTTTGCATTTAAGCCATATATAATTAAACACCTAAAAGCTCATAAACAGGAGAAGCCATTTCAATGTTTATTTTGTCAAAGATCCTTCTCAGTAGAGACAGATCTTTCAGAACACTTGAAAGATCATTCAAGTGAGAAACttcatcagtgttcagagtgtctaaaaaCATTTTCATGCAAATCAAGTCTCAGGACTCACAGGAAAAtccatacaggagagaaaccatatcagtgttcagtgtgtctaaAAACCTTCTCAGGCAAATATATTCTAATGAATCACAGGAGAAtccatacaggagagaaaccgtatcagtgttcagagtgtcaaaAAGATTTTTCATTGAAGTCAAATCTATCAAAACATTTAAAGGTTCATGAAAAAAGGAAGTTATCAGCATTCAGAATGTCTAATAGCCTTTTTCAGGCAAATTAG